Sequence from the Panicum virgatum strain AP13 chromosome 5N, P.virgatum_v5, whole genome shotgun sequence genome:
aattggtgtTAAGAGAAGGTTACTAACAAGATTACGGGGAAAAATAGATTAGTAATTTAAGAGGGAAAAGAAGGAATAGATTTCAAAAATCCACCGCCGTGTGTGGTCTTTGAGCGCTTGATATTTGTGGACCCCACATATTTTCAATTTTCAATATTCCTAAAACCTTGGTTGACTACTTGGGCCAGCAGCCACGACGCCAGCAACAAAGTGGGCTGAAAAAAATGAATCGATGATGGGTCACGCCGCCAGCAACAAACTGGGccgtaaaaaaaatgaaaaagatggAGAATTGGGCCAAACAAAAAATGGAACACGGAAAGGGAAGGAGAGCGCGCTCCCGCGCGCTGGATCCCGCGGCTGTCAGGTCAATTGTTGGAAAGAGAACTAGCACGCGATGGCCAAAATGGAATCGCGCCTTCGATCGCCCGCGCATGCTCTGCTGTCCCAGGTTTGCAGCTGCGCCTTCGCTTGAGCATGCTCCACCCGCCCAGATTTGCAGCTGCTCCATGCGTGCCcgcgcgagagagagagagagcagacgGCACTCACGCCGTTCAAGTGAGACGAGCTCGTCCGGCCGTTTTTTTGGGACGGGCTCATCCCAGTATCTGAGCGAATATTCTCTTCAAAGAACCGCTCCGCTCTGTAGCTCTCGAACCAAACACCATTCGGATCAGAACCACTCCATTCCATTCCTTCTCATCCCACCAACCAAACACTACCTAAAGCACTAACATCACGAAGGCAACGCGGTGAGCGTGCGAGTCCACAGAAACGCTGCCGCTACTGTTACCTCTGGCACTTGGATCAGACAAGGATATCTCGCGCCCGCGTCAAACTCCGCACTGTTTGCATCCTATGATAGCAACCCTGCATCCCCAAGCGGCCAGCCAGGCCAATGCCTACGTATGGAACATTGCTTTCTCTGGCATACTTGGCAGCAAGAATTTTGCCTTGGACTTCTCCGTGGCCAAAGCCTCCTGGAACCAGGACCCCATCTGCAGCACCCTGAGGAGATTGGTGTGCCTTAGACACTGTTACACTGAACGTGCAGTGCTCTGTGATGTTTAGCGTTTGCAGTGTCATGAGTGTCACCTTCAGTAGGCTCCATGCCTGCTCATGGAGGTCAGGTGACTGCAACACCACATTCAGAATCAGACAGGCTTAAGGATTAGATCATGACAGCACCCTCTCAAGTGATGGTGAAAGCTAGCAAGAGTATAATAGAATTCGGGAAACCTGATTTGCAGTCCCTTCATCCAGATCAGAAGCTGGGACCCAATGGACCGCAAGTCTTCTCCGGCACGCAGCTGATGCATGAAGCAAAGCctgaagaaagaaagaatataTCTTGATCGATGCATGTATAATGATTCTTCTTACCCACAATGAAAATTGTGTAATGATTTTTGTGGAGACTTGAGACTTATTAGAAGTGCTACGTCATTACTAGAATCGGTCAGCATCAAGGGATCTTATCCATTCTCCGAAGAGACCTGGAGGAGTCTAAGCATGTTCCAAGATAACGTGAAAGAGACACTGCAGCAGACTAGTCACCCAAGTTCGTCATTCACCTCGAGGCCGAGGATGGAGAACATTGGTCTGTTTACCAACTACGGCTATTCTGACCTGCATGATGTTGACGCTTTTTACGGGCTAACACACAATCGCGCTGGGTCGCgcgacgcgaggaggagctccttgcaacacctcctgcgtggagcggtcagaccggtcagagggatcggccagaccggtcgccgtgcagaacgGCGACGATCCTACGAACGcttgcccgggagggaccccgtcggggcaagcgcgtgtagggttgccctaggctcggcaggccagctagggcgtcctcaaacgccatggagacgagagaagaacaacaTGTCGAGGTTAGAAAAGTAGGGTAAAGGTAAAAACataaaagatgtgtttttgataaATTCGATTGGGTTCTTccttcaatcggccgtgaccctttatatttatagggtggggaagacttaccccgcaaaaaatcctgtttacatatctaaatctattaagaactctaattgtactcggaatcctcctagaccggtctgacctatcggtcagaccggttggtcatgccagaccgtctacaaacgcctagaccggtcagaccgcctggacacaccggtcagaccggtctgttcaggttactgccaattttggtcgtcaacatatgcccccatgttctttggcaaagcttgcgtgccaaagaacacttctctggaccaaaattgtctaagggcgacgaTTAACAATACGTCGGCCACACATTATATTTAAACATGCTAAAATAGCCGAACTAAGAGAACTAGTATGTAACAATTTCTAGCTTACGATCAGCAAACTATTTCGGCTTTACATTCCTTAGCATGTTTAATAACAAAAATCTTGAGACGGCCAATGCGGCCGATTATACAAATCATAGCTCCTTGATAAAGTATAAAACTGATAATCATAATATGGCAGCCAAGGATTTTGACCAAACTATGGATTAAACAAACCTGAATATGCAGATCATGGTACATGCATCGACGGGATGAATGACGAAGACCAATACGATGAccgttgatgctttcttgatcttggtgaTGAAGAACAACTTTTTCGTTTGTCTTCCAATTGATTGCTTTGTTTTTGCGCAGATATCTTCTTGTATTTAtccagaagctcctcaaaggttGGCTTGATCCTATTTTTTGTACCACCAGACTTTCCAgtttcagaccggtctgacaaaccggtcagaccggtcctgtcagAACCGATATAGATGCTCTTATCTTGCCCCCCAGCCGAACTTGAACATTGTTTGACTATATTGTTTAAAGTATGGTCTCCATTGGGGACAATCTGAGCAACGGAACTAGCCGATGTTTCTTCAACGGTCGGCTTTTTTTTTATCTtgtgtcaaatctgaatttttattcAATCGCCCATTTTTTTTGACACGATAAACTTGCTTGATCACCATGTGTTTCTTTTTCTGCACTGGCCGATTTTTTGGATCAAAACGGCCATTATTTGTAGGTGGTGGCTTACTAATTGCCGGCTCCCTATAGGTAATATAATTGGGGCACAAATATGTAGGAAGAGACGGCATATAGGAATTAAAATACCATGACGGATAAAAACAAGGCATGCCGTATGGTATATATGTATACGACCTATGTGATGAAAACGGCATTGAATTAGAAAAATTATTTGTCTGCCGATTCCGATCATGGAATTGTTGTCTTGGAGTAGATCTTGAGTGTTTTGGATGTTTTAGCCGACTAGCATCATTATTTCGTTTTCTGAATTTAGCCGGAAGATCTCCAAGAAAGGGCTTcggcttttccttttgatgcTTGTGACGGCCTTTGGATTCAACAgttttccaaacaccaatctcgGGTTTTGAATTATTTGGTGAAACCCTAGACGAGGCGGTTAGATCGGTCggataaccggtcagaccggttgcggtGCAACCGGAACCTTTGACTAtgttttgttgccccccgagcgtaGAAGTACTGAACTTAGTTTCTGTGCTCTTGCTAGGGAAATTTGGCTCAACAATTTCGGTTTGGGACGGCCGAATTGTATCTTGACTAGCAACATTATGCAAAATTTCGCAAGGATTACTAGTCGGCTTTTCAATAGCCGATTTTTGAATAACAGGAATTGCAACTGAACTATCTTTCTTATCAATCAAATGCTTGACAAAACCAGATAGAATGTCAGATAAAGTACCTGAAGATTGCATCTCCATTAATACATCAATGGCAGATGGTGTCTGCAACTCCTTTATCTTAAAGACTCCATGCTCTGTTATACGAAAGCAAGACAAAAGTAGATCTTCGACTGCTTTGTCGTATTCTCGCCGATACTCTTCAAGTAGTTCTTTAGATGATGCTGGATTGCTAGGGTTTGACAAATCGGCCATGATAGCCTGATTCTCGTTCCCCAGCGGGGTCGCCAAAAATATGTTAACgccttttacgggccaacacacgatcgcgctaAGTCGCGCGACGCGAGGAGGATCTCCTTGCAacacctcctgcgtggagcggtcagaccggtcagagggaccggtcagaccggtcgccgtgcagaacgGCGACGATCCTACGAACGCTTGCCCGGGAGGGACCTCGTCGGGGCAAGCGCGTGTAGGGTTGCCCTatgctcggcaggccagctagggcgtcgtcaaacgccatggagacgagagaagaacagcatgtcgaggttaGAAACGTAGGGTAaaggtaaaaagataaaatatgTGTTTTTGATAAATTCGATTGGGTTCTTccttcaatcggccgtgaccctttatatttatagggcggggaagacttaccccgcaagaaatcctgtttacagatctaaatctattaagaactctaattgtactcggactcctcctagaccggttggtcatgccagaccgtctacaaacgcctagaccggtcagaccgcctggacacaccggtcagaccggtctgttcaggttactgccaattttggtcatcaACACATGAATTTGTCCCCAATCAAATGGCGAAGAAAGAGAGAAGCGTGACAAATATGGTGTCACAAACTACTCACGAGACATTTTTATTCAGAGGCTGCATATCACAGGATCAAAGGCAGCATATCCTAATACTGATAAATTAGATGTTCCAATGTACAGCAAAGGTTTAGCTGAAATAAGTCAACAGAAATGGAATAACATACTGCTGTGCCTTGGCTTACGACAAGCCAGAAGGTTTGGCATCAGTACATGCTCTCCAAGGCTCTGAACACTGAACTGGGTAGGCTTCGCCTTCGTTTTCTGCCTGTTTCAGACGTAGCAAAATAAATGACTCAGTATCATTGGTTTGCAGTAAATGAAAACTGATAATGATAAATTTAAAAGTCAGTCATTTTTCACCTGTTGCCAACTGTGTCTACAACAGGGACAAGGCAGACATGTCCTTCCAAACAAAAATTATTATCCGCTGAAAACAAGAGTACTAGCCAATCAGCCCAATCAACTATCTGCAAATCGCCAAGCCACCAAAATGTAGACAAGAATGTTACTTTTGTAATTGAGCCAATTAGCCCAATTAATTATCCTGTGACTTTTAACTCACTCTTATCCTCTTAATTGAAAAGCAGAGCTTGCTAGCATATTCCTCTGAGCCTGAACTTTCTGAAGATCTTATTCCTCCATGAGGAAGCAGCCGGAGGGAGGAATTCAGAATTCAAGCTCTTCCAGTAATGCAGCTTCGTTTTTGTGCGATCCTGGATGGTTGAACTGTACTGAATCTACGATCGCACCTCCGGTCTCCGAACTCCCAACGAATTGGCAGGCCGCTTCGTTTCCTGATTCTCTCTAGTCGAGTCGGTCTTCCCCCCGGCGACAAGTGGTGTTCAAATCGCGTCAGATCCGAGCCAACGACTCATAACGACCGGGAAGGAAGCGGAGGGGGACGGCATGGCCGCCaaccaggagcaggagcaggagcagcgccgccgcctcctcgacgTCGCGTCCCGCTTCCCTCTCCCAAGCGGTACGTGCTGCTTCCTTCTGCTGCCTCAGCAACGCAACTAGTCCGCGCGGTTGAGAGAATGAGATGGGATCGGGGGCGCAGGCTGCAGGTTCTCCTATGGCACGGCGGGATTCCGCGCTTACGGCGCCACCATGGCGCCCGCCGTCTGCCGCGCCGGCATCCTGGCCGCGCTACGCTCCGtcaagctcgccggcgccgccgtcgggaTCGTCATCACCGCCTCCCACAACCCCGTCGGCGACAACGGCGTCAAGATCGCCGACCCCGACGGCGGCATGATGGCCCAGCACTGGGAGCCCTTCGCCGACGCCCTCGCCAACGCCCCCGACCCCGACGCCCTCCTGCAGGTAAGGAATCAGTCCTCTTCTACTCCTAACCTTCGTTCTGCTAGGTATGTAATTAAGCTGCAGGATCTGTTTGGGCAGACTGACTCTTACACAAATAAATACTAGCGGTTGTCTTACGAAGTAACAAATCAAACTAAGACTTGGAGCTAGCATCCAAATCCTGAACTACAACCAGACACTTGTGGCAtcaatcaacaacaacaaccaaacCAACGCCTGCTAACTTTTTTATGCAAATGCGAATGGTAATACGATTTCTTCTCTCTGCAGCTGGTGCTTCAGTTTGTCAAGAACGAGGGAATTCCATTGGGGGGCCACCACACGGCGCAAGTGCTGCTTGGCCGAGATACTAGGCCAACAGGAGAGTACCTGCTCGATGCTGCACTGCAGGTATGCATGTGGATCTGTTCCTTCGCTATATTTGTACTGATATCAGTTTGCAAATTCAGTCTCATTGGATTTCTCATCAAACTGAAGGGGATAAATGCGATAGTTGGCGCACACGCAATTGATTTGGGAATTTTGACCACCCCTCAACTGCATTGGATGGTCCGGAGCAAAAACAAAGGCATCAAGGCTTCAGAGTCAGATTATTTTACGCAACTTATCGACTCATTCAGGTTATTTTCTAGTCATTGTCCTACTGCTTTAGCCTCTCACAAGTTATGACTGTCATTTATGGCGAGCTTTTAACATCAAATTTCACCAGGCGTATGCTGGAATTAGTGCCAAAAGATAAAAGTGGGGATGAGCTTGCCAAGAAACTAATTGTTGATGGAGCAAATGGTATTGGTGGGGTAAAGCTTGAACAAATAAAGGCAAAGCTTTCAGGCATAGATATTAATGTGAGGAATTCAGGTAAGGAAGGAGAAGGCATACTAAACCATATGTGTGGTGCAGACTTTGTTCAAAAGGAGCGAGTTACTCCTCATGGGTTTAGCCCTGAAGATGTTGGTGTCAGGTGAGATGCTCGGTTGTTACGCATGCTTCATGCTTGTCTATCATTTTTTTAAAAGCAAACTTACCAttcttttttttgcaatttaggTGTGCAAGTTTGGATGGTGATGCTGATCGACTTGTCTATTTCCGCGTGTCATCGCCTAGCGACAATAAGGTTGATCTTGTTGATGGTGACAAGATACTATCTCTGTTTGCCCTGTTTATCAGAGAGCAGCTAGATATTATCAATAACAATGGTAGTCAAGTAAACAAATCATTGTCGGCAAGGCTTGGCATAGTTCAGACAGCTTATGCAAATGGGGCATCGACCCAATTTCTCAAGAACCTTGGCCTTGAAGTGGTATTCACTCCTACAGGAGTGAAATATCTGCACAAAAAGGCTTTGGAGTATGATATAGGTATATATTTTGAAGCCAATGGACATGGGACTATAGTATTCTCGGAGGATTTTCTCTCTCAACTGGAGTCATTAATCAATGACCACTCCTCTGAAGCTGCCAATGGTAAGCTCTAGCTATTGGTTCTTTCTCCTTATTCTCCCTCTTAACATTTTGTTTAATGTGGTCTATCTTATTGGCTTTTCTAGGTTCAGCACAGTATCATGCGGCAATGAGATTGATGGCAGCTAGTCAGCTGATTAATCAGGCAGTAGGTGATGCTCTGAGTGGTTCGCTTTTGGTGGAGGCTATTTTGCAGTATAAGGGATGGTCATTTCAGAATTGGTGTGAACTATATTGTGATTTGCCCAGTAGACAGTTGAAGGTATATACTTCCGGTCTTCACTAACTTTTTACTTTTCTTGTTTTCACTGAAGATGATGATACTACAAATTTTTCGCTACTTTTGTAATTTAACTACTCGTTTCTCATGGAAGGTGCTGACGAGTGTTCGTAATGCAATTAGTTAACTTTGTTACTATTTTTCAGGTGAAAGTTATAGATCGAAGTTCAATTGTCACAACAGACGCGG
This genomic interval carries:
- the LOC120674451 gene encoding phosphoacetylglucosamine mutase-like translates to MAANQEQEQEQRRRLLDVASRFPLPSGCRFSYGTAGFRAYGATMAPAVCRAGILAALRSVKLAGAAVGIVITASHNPVGDNGVKIADPDGGMMAQHWEPFADALANAPDPDALLQLVLQFVKNEGIPLGGHHTAQVLLGRDTRPTGEYLLDAALQGINAIVGAHAIDLGILTTPQLHWMVRSKNKGIKASESDYFTQLIDSFRRMLELVPKDKSGDELAKKLIVDGANGIGGVKLEQIKAKLSGIDINVRNSGKEGEGILNHMCGADFVQKERVTPHGFSPEDVGVRCASLDGDADRLVYFRVSSPSDNKVDLVDGDKILSLFALFIREQLDIINNNGSQVNKSLSARLGIVQTAYANGASTQFLKNLGLEVVFTPTGVKYLHKKALEYDIGIYFEANGHGTIVFSEDFLSQLESLINDHSSEAANGSAQYHAAMRLMAASQLINQAVGDALSGSLLVEAILQYKGWSFQNWCELYCDLPSRQLKVKVIDRSSIVTTDAETKVSQPSNLQELIDKETANYTHGRCFVRPSGTEDVVRVYAEASMQVEADSLARSVAQHVEHLLG